The nucleotide sequence TGTGTATGACTTTCAGGGACACCTTGACTCTAAACTGATTATTTTATAGATATATGGGATCTTATTATATTCTTTTTGTTGctgctggaaaagaaaaaaattcacccCCTAATACTAGTAGTTAATTGGAATGATGTCAAAATAAGAACACTAGAGAAATGCAGCACAAAGAAATGTAAAGTATCCCGTCACATGGATTAGCTTAGTGCCATTTCCAGACTGAAATGAAGATTTTCTATCCTTTGATCTAAGTGAGAGTCAGTTTCATTCTGTCTCTAAAGGGACTGGTTTCttccaaacaaaaaagaaagtcagCAGGCTGCTTCCTCAGATTTAACTAATTAATTGCCTTTCAAACAGACATTTCTCTTTCCTATGAATGACAGCAATGTATTTCTAGACAGCTTCAAAATATGTGTGTGAGATATTTAGGGATGTTTTTAAGTTAGTTTGAAGTGTGATTTTACATACCTAGGAAATCTGTTGGACAATTACTATTAGTTACTATAGTGATCTAAGAACTCACCACTTTAGCACAAATTTACTTTTCAATGGAAAGGCAGGGTTGCAGTCATAGGATATTAAGTGTATCTTTTTAGCCATCTTTGATTCACCTCCTAAGGACAATGGAGGTTAGTGCCTTTAAGATTTACACTTACAACTTCTGATGTTACAATAAGAAGTTTGAGAAATAATTGTCAGTTACTCCCTTACCCTCTCCCTGAGATCCGTGCAGGATTGTTCACTACATAGTTTTGTGGTCAAGGCACAGGACTAGGTGTCAGGGCACCTGGATTCtactcccaactctgccacttaTTTATGGTGTAACCTTGGGTATGTCActtcatttctccatctgtaaaattgggtaACAACTCACAGAAGTTCAGTGAGGTGCAATGTTCCAGAAATTCTTGGCAACCCTCTAAAAGAGGGTCTCCTACTGCTGCACTTCTAAGTGACTTCTAGTGCTTGCTGTAGTCTAATTTTCCCCTCTGTTCATCTATCTATGTACTATAAGGCTCCCATCAGCTTGAGGTCTGAACCCTTCACATACATCAATTAATCCTTCCAGCACCTTTGCACAGTAGGGAAGTATtgtcctattttacagatggggaaatgagacagagagagacgaTGTGATTTCCCAAGgccacataggaagtctgtggtacaGCCAGGAAGTGAAGGCAGATCTCCCCATCATCCTTCACCACACAGTCATTCCTCCTCTAGTTTTATTTCCTGAAACCAGCAGTGCCCCCCTGCAGGGCAGTTATACTTGTGTTTGCATTTAGGGTTTGTCTGCTGTATTCATTCCTTTTTTTAGAACCATCTCTCAGTTTGCATTCCCTTTGCCTCGGAGTTTTGAATACAATTTTTGTGACATTTCAGTTTACTAGCACATGACGCCACTGATCAACTATTTAAAAGCGCCTTACAAGTTAATTTTCCTTTGTCCGTCTGATCAGCAGAGGAGTCTGAGTGAGAGaagaaggaggagtacttgtggtaccttagagactaacaaatttatttgagcataagtttttgtgggctaaagcccacttcatcagatgcagacaTAGAAAATACAATAGATAGAtagcatgaaaaaatgggggttgccataccaactgtaaggaGAGGAATCAGTTATGGTGGGCTATTATTATCGATTAAGGGCAGAGAAGGGGAGCCTGGCTCTTCACCATCAAAGGAGAGGGCAACAGGGGAAGACTGTGTAAAGTGTGCGTTTCCTGTGTCAGGCTACAAACTGGGAGTTGCTGTCACATTTAGCGACACTAAAGCATGACACATCCTGCAGTAAATTCTTTCTTTGAAGCAGCGTTGCACAGTGGGGAGGGTGCAGAGAAGGAAGTTGAAGGGACAGAAGAATGCTGTGGTCTCCCACCTCCACTCTCTAACCCAGATGTCCTGCCCCACTAATAGGTCTCAACACAAGCACCACTGCCACAGATAGAGTGGAAAAATCACGGCCGTGTCTTACTGCACACATTACAAATGGCACTTGGAAGGGAGGAAAGTGGGAAGGGGAGACAGGATGTTTAGGTTCTAGTCCAGGCTCTGCGGCGATCCTTTGTGTGACCTTGTGGGAATGGCAACCTGCACGTGCCTCGGTTTACCTAGGAGTGAAATGGGGCCCGACACACCCCACAAGAGTGGGGTGAGGTTGGATTCAGTAACGTTTGCAGAACCGCACCCGGAAAGGTGCTGGGGGAGCGCAAAGGATTCATggtgcttatgctcaaataaatctggtagtcttttaggtgccacccggctccttgttgtttttgtggctaggGGCTATCACGGCTACCCCCCGATACTTGACGTGGTGCTTAGGGTTGGGAGTGCAGCTTCTGCAGCAGAAAAGAAAGTCAAGTCCTGAAAGGGATATTGGGTACGGAAATACCCCCGGGAGCCCAGGCCGAGCCACCAGCGGAGCCCTTTGCTAAGCGGAGCCGGCAGGGAAGGCGGACGATGCGTTTCAAAGAGAGCGAAGGCCGCGGAGCGTCCCCCACGGCAAAGCCAGCGAGCCCGCCTGGCGGGGCCGTGTCAGAGGCCGGGACGGCTCCCGCGGGCGCTGGCACGGACTGGAGCGAGctagaacccccccccccccggcccgcccGGCCCCCGGGGCTTGCAGCGCCCCCTTCCCACCGCCTCTGGCACGCGCTGCTCTGGGCTCGGCCCCGCCGGGCTGGCTGCAGCCTCCGGCCAGCTCCGAGCACACGGAGGCCGGGGCCACCGAGCAGCCGCGTGCCAAGGCGCGGGCCGCCCAAGGGCCTTCTCAGCGCCCCCGGCTGAGCTGGCTGCGGGGGGCAGCGCCAGGCTCCTGACCTTGCTGTACTTCCTCAGCTTCCTCTTGCACTTGCTCCTGCCTGCCGAGCCCTCCTGCCGCAGCGGCTCGTAGCTGTCCGGGAGGAAGGCGAAGCGCCCTTTCCTGGAGCGGCGGGTCCCCGGGGCTCCcaggctctcctcctcctcctcctcctcctgctgctgctgctgctgccgcgcCAGGATGGAGACCCTGTCCTCTCCAGGCCCCGAGTGGGAGAACTTGGCGTTCACCTTCCCCCCCAGCCGGGCCCCCACGGTCATGGTGCCGAAGCCCGCTGCCGGGGTGGGCCGGCTGGCTGAGAGGCAGGCGAGCTACACCTTTGAGCccttcctgcttcccagccccGGGACGGGACTTTCCaggggcctggccagggagagcAACAGGTGGAGCTCGAGCGATATGCATTTACATCCCAGCCTGGGTTagaccctcccctgcccagccctgagcctggcaGAGACAGGCAAATCACAGCAGCCTCGATTGACCCCCCCCCCTCGGCCCACTAGAAACTAGAGCCAAGGAGCGGGGTTTGCAGCCTGTTTGACATCATCCCTTCCTGAAAGTATTGGGGAGCGTAGAAAGCTTCTTCCATtacctcccccccagctttctAAACCCATTGGCAATGCTAGGGCCCTTGGCAGGGGCATGCTTCCAACCTTTAGGATTGAAGGAGACACTAGCATCCATGCCCATGCCTGGCAGAGACAGGCAAATCACAGCAGCCTcgattgaccccccccccctcggCCCACTAGAAACTAGAGCCAAGGAGCGGGGTTTGCAGCCTGTTTGACATCATCCCTTCCTGAAAGTATTGGGGAGCGTAGAAAGCTTCTTCcattaccccccccccagctttctaAACCCATTGGCAATGCTAGGGCCCTTGGCAGGGGCATGCTTCCGACCTTTAGGATTGAAGGAGACACTAGCATCCATGCCCATGCCTGGCAGAGACAGGCAAATCACAGCAGCCTggattgaccccccccccaccctcggcCCACTAGAAACTAGAGCCAAGGAGCGGGGTTTGCAGCCTGTTTGACATCATCCCTTCCTGAAAGTATTGGGGAGCGTAGAAAGCTTCTtccattacccccccccccagctttctaAACCCATTGGCAATGCTAGGGCCCTTGGCAGGGGCATGCTTCCGACCTTTAGGATTGAAGGAGACACTAGCATCCATGCCCATGCCTGGCAGAGACAGGCAAATCACAGCAGCCTggattgacccccccccccccaccctcggcCCACTAGAAACTAGAGCCAAGGAGCGGGGTTTGCAGCCTGTTTGACATCATCCCTTCCTGAAAGTATTGGGGAGCGTAGAAAGCTTCTtccattacccccccccccagctttctaAACCCATTGGCAATGCTAGGGCCCTTGGCAGGGGCATGCTTCCGACCTTTAGGATTGAAGGAGACACTAGCATCCATGCCCATGCCTGGCAGAGACAGGCAAATCACAGCAGCCTCGATTGACCCCCCCCCTCGGCCCACTAGAAACTAGAGCCAAGGAGCGGGGTTTGCAGCCTGTTTGACATCATCCCTTCCTGAAAGTATTGGGGAGCGTAGAAAGCTTCTTCCattaccctcccccccagctttctAAACCCATTGGCAATGCTAGGGCCCTTGGCAGGGGCATGCTTCCGACCTTTAGGATTGAAGGAGACACTAGCATCCATGCCCATGCCTGGCAGAGACAGGCAAATCACAGCAGCCTCGattgacccccccccaccctcggCCCACTAGAAACTAGAGCCAAGGAGCGGGGTTTGCAGCCTGTTTGACATCATCCCTTCCTGAAAGTATTGGGGAGCATAGAAAGCTTCCTCCATtacctcccccccagctttctAAACCCATTGGCAATGCTAGGGCCCTTGGCAGGGGCATGCTTCCGCCCTTTAGGATTGAAGGAGACACTAACCTCCATGCCCATGCCTGGCTTTTCTGAAAACAACACCAGCCCTGCCTTTCAAACACGGGTCGAGGCTGGTCTAaagttttccttccttttctgcaAGCCACCAGCCTCAACTGGGCTTTGCTCCAGGCCCTGTGCAGAGAACACAGGATCAGGCAGCTCTGATAGGCGAGGTGGCCTGCTATTATTAGGAACTGATATGTAGTGGTAAGGGCTCCTGGAGCCTGAAGAGTGAGAGTAACAGAGCACAGACCAAAGGCTGCTCCTGCTGTCACCCTTATGAATGAATTAGTTCTTGGAGGCCTGTCTGTGCAGCAGATATACAGCTCTGTAATTCCCCGGAGCTGCCTGCCTTAAAACTATCCATTTTAATGTCAGCTAAAGTGTTGATGGtcttattcccccacccccaccttcttCATTTTAGAACAGTCCTGTGGCTGCAGACCTCTCTGCTAAGGAGCcacggggggggagggttaaAGAGAATTTTAAACCTTTAACTTGATAACATAGATGACAAGGAGACAGGATCTAGACAAGTATACCAGAAGTGTAGCTCTTCCAACGAAAATCTCACTCATTCTTACTGGGGCAGTTGTGGGAGATTAACCCTTGACTTTCTGACTGAAATTAATTAGAAAGTTTATCCTGGTTGGCTTTGATGTAGCTCTTAGAGAAATTTATCCAAGGCCTTAAGCCTTGTTGCATATATCACGGTCCACTTATGGATTCTGAACTGTGCTCTCAATAGCTGAGATATTAAAAGTTGCACACACGTCTCCGCAATAGCTGTCAGAACAATCTAATCCTACTGGGCACGCACCCGCTCCCAAGAATCTAGGCCTCAAGCTTCATTAAACGTGAGGAAAACTTAAACTGGGCCACAAAACTTCAAGATAAGAAATTTCCAAGATAAAGGCAAAACTATAGGGCCCCATTGCTAATGGCATATTAGGGAAATTCACATTAAGCTTCAGGTGATACTTCCCCCAGGTAAAGCAGACAACTGGCAGGCTGGAGTTTAGAGTGCTCTTCTCAGCTGTGTAAGGGAAGAATTGCATGACAtggatctctctgtgcctcattttccccaatCACATCAGGGACTTATGAGAGATCCGTGTTTAACAGGGGCTAGATAAAAGTGCACACAttttggccatgtctacattaaCAATTTGTGTCAACAAAAGTGATGTAGACACCCAAAAATCTACataataaaaatcacaatttctTGTTCACATTTGATCCCTCTGTCAGCAGCTCACGTCCACAGTGGGGACAGCATCATCGACAGTGTGAGCAATGAACTATGGGTACCCATCCCACAGTCCTTCTGTCATTAGGTGTTGTGGGACGACGGATTGCGGCACATCTTGCGACAGTGCtaaatgtcccatgatgcattgctttcttcCCCAGCGCTCCATGAGCGTCTGGCTTTCTTTCATGGTATTTTTTCCAGTGTCCCTTCTTTGCTGTGCACCccagcatctttgtgagaagggatggatcccgTACTGCTCTCCTATGGTCTGTTAGCTGTTATGAAGACATCACAGATAGCGGTGCAGTTAATGgtgaagttcctaactgaagattACGCTCAGGCACCCGACATTCTGCatgatatggataggagcaactttagattgcttttggtcATTCACAGAGCAGGTGCACAGGGTAGTCGTTTTGGGGCttggaaacaagcactgaatggtgagATCATATCATCATGCAGGTGtaggatgacgagcagtggctacagaacttttggatgtggaaagccaccttTCTGGAACTCTGCATGGAACTCGCCCCAGGCCTGCAGTGCaaagacaccagaatgagagctgccctcttgatagagaagtgtgtggcaattggcgtgtggaagctggcaactccagcaACTGGTCGGTTGCAAATCActgtggagtggggaagtcgaccggTAGGGCtgtgttaatgcaagtgtgcaaggCAATAAATcgcatcctgctatgaaggaccgtgactctgggaaatgtacatGAAATAGTGgacagctttgcagaaatgggtttccctaactgtggaggggtgatatatagatggcacacatattccaattttggcaccagaccaccttgtgtcagagtacatcaataggaaggggtacttctccatggtgctGCCGTGGGGCggtctgggaaggtgcatgacgcacgtaTATTCAGGAACACCGGCCTATActgaaagctgcaagcagggacttcctTTCTTAACCAGAAGATTACAATGGGGGGTGTTGAAATGCCcttagtgatcctgggggaccctgcATACCTCTTacagccatggctcatgaaaccttacaagGGACaactggacagcagtaaggagtggttcaacaacaggctcagtaGGCCCGATGACAGttaaatgtgcctttggcagattaaagatacgctggtgatgcctttatggcaggttggATTTCACTGAGGATAATATTCCTATGGTCATAGCAGTGTGCTGTACTttgcataatctctgtgaagctaagggtgaaaggtttgctcaggggtggagtgCTGAGGCAAACTACTTAACATATAGCTCTGTCTGAGTTGCTtcaatgttacattacatgtagttttcctaggGGGCAATGGTGACAATCTGGGGCCTTATATTTCAGTAATAAAGTGATTAAAATGCCCGTACATGTATTGGCAGTGCCTGCAATCTCACCttgtagaaaaaaataaagatattttaccattataaaagtttgcttttattgcacaagaaacagaacacacaaacacagattcttggtgggaaaggaggaaccagggaagggcagactttcacagctgtgtgtagaTCCAGCTATCATTGTGAAAGTTGTCCGAGGGGGTGAAGGGGTAACCAAGAAGTCCCGGAAGGTGGAAAGGAATGTGCAGGCAGAGTTGCGGGTGGGGCATGGAAAAgtgttctgaatgtgctgcagtggAGGTCAAGCActgatctgctcagtctgcagtattattaaggacttcagcatctgcgtTTGCTCTTCCATTACTTCAAGCATCTATCTGCTCAGTAGCATCTTTAACAAATGTatgattctcttttctgtcctgccattTGGCTTCCCAGCACTCCTTTCATTCCCTTTTTTCTGCATTGGAGCACTGTGGAACCTCccggaacatgtcttctttgctgaaTCTTGGGTGCTTTCTTATCTGGTGGAGATGCTTGGCTGGGGTGCATGGGGTCTTCCTAAAGGCCACATCTGATGAAGCACAGGAGACAATGCACAGAAGCGGAATTATTAAATTCAcgcacagcattgaaacatttctgtTAAACAATCTTTTGCAACATTGCCATCACTTTCTTATGGACCCTAGCCAGGCAGGAGGGACACTCCACATGGGGAAAAGAGTACACACTCTCTGCACGGGTTGTGATGCAGCAATCTAGGgaacaaattctaaaattctcccacatTTTTCCACAGGCAGCGGTAACTCTAGTAGACATCTCACTGCTAAGGGTAAGCAGGGAAAtgaggaaagtttcctggaggtactcagtAATCCTCTGCCGAAGGTGACAGAGGAGCTTTGTtacttcccccattgtaggaaactttcctgcgCCATTCAGCAATTAATTGTGCCAGGGACCAAAGcggatctctctggaggattcccgtgaGATCTCGGcatgcatcaacaccctgttccactgtactgattagctacacagggaaatATCCAGCTCACAAACATATCCAGCCTTCCACATTTCTGTGCCCTAAACCCACCTCTGCACTACACAAGCCACAGAGTctcatctcctgcttcttgctcaccggagagcaactgctgagactggctagacacctctggaatggagaacagttcctggctgcctgccccactggaCGACCCCACCGAGAGATGCACATCCtcatctaactccacctcttcatcaataactTCATCCTCTGGGTTAGGTCTTCTTTCCATCGCCTCTGTGCCCCCCataagtatccacagggctcttggcgatggaggtggggtcaccaccgaggaTAGCATCCAGCTCCTTGTAGAACCAGCAGGTCTTAGATGCAGCACCTGAGCGACGATTTGCCTCCCTTgctcctttatctttgctctgcactgcagcatgtcccgatcatagccctttttGCACAAGCCTCGAGAAATCTGCCTGTCGGTATCCCAGTTTCTGCGGTTCAAG is from Dermochelys coriacea isolate rDerCor1 chromosome 3, rDerCor1.pri.v4, whole genome shotgun sequence and encodes:
- the C3H1orf115 gene encoding uncharacterized protein C1orf115 homolog, which gives rise to MTVGARLGGKVNAKFSHSGPGEDRVSILARQQQQQQEEEEEEESLGAPGTRRSRKGRFAFLPDSYEPLRQEGSAGRSKCKRKLRKYSKNVGKALQKGCRYLVIGLQGLATAYAAPFGVAATVASLVR